From the Corythoichthys intestinalis isolate RoL2023-P3 chromosome 6, ASM3026506v1, whole genome shotgun sequence genome, the window tgagtaaacattgtattttgtattatgtcaaatactgggatcgtggcacacgttttaattcggaggtggcttgcattttgtggctcattgtccaccgaaaatgccacttggccgatgaccggcggcttgtttgcACACCCCCTCTTTAAacttggcttattgccctcttagtgtgcccagtgttctgtcaaatttttaaccccatcagaaattgtaactttgtgttaaaaatgggcccgaatacagcgattacaaagtaaacactataaaactttctttaaataaaggactatttacttacgtttgatcaaggACGGACATGTGgacaagttctcctcagacacattctgccatgttagctgcacaacaattgCACGCCTCTCTctttttacgtcttcgccgtgtagcaaAGCATTATTATgcaccatattcgtgttgaccatgtggcagctacgcgctcctccgatgtcggccgtttgtccggcggtactctccagctgctttccCGGCGAGCTCCCCTGTCCGTAGCAGGGGaaggagctgtaacttgctcgccgccgggcgggttgccgattggcgaagacaatcaacaaccccgccgccgtatgACATGCATGATCCGGgcaagttttgtgtgatttttcgcagacgtcacttggttcgggttagcatgtcagcaagctgtcacgcctcttggtgtgTTTacattcttcatttttttccttctttaaatcattaacttattgtctgccaCTGACATGATAGACAACCagaattgcttaaaaaaaattcagtgaCTTTACATTGAACACAAAGTAACTTTGACACATTACCATTTACAACACTGAAACTGAGGACACAGATCAACAACCATCCTACTGTTATAAAAGctttcattggctaccattgacagtgatattcatgtctatcattgtcaatgggacTGATATGTGATAAGTCAATGTCACCCGtaccagttaaaatggaataCCTATCAatttcaatggcactgaatgagttggttacaacaacaacaaaaactggtTTTCTTGCATGTGTTGTTCCAAATTAATTCCCTTATTTACCTtttagaaataaaaatgaattccCTAATGGCTTAATCAGTTCTTTAAATGTTAATGCAATAAAGTTAAACAACAGTATTTATGAACCTTAGGAAGAATTTGCATTGAAGAGTGCAATCACGATAAGAGTGTTTCATACCAAATAGCAATATGGAAATacttgaaagaaagaaagaaaaagaaagagaaagaaagaaaaagaaagaaagaaaaagaaagaaaagggaaaaaagaaagagaaagaaagaaagcaaaaaggaaagaaaaaagaaagaaaaaaagaaagaaaaaagaaaaaagaaagaaagaaagaaagaaagaaagaaagaaagaaagaaagaaagaaagaaagaaagaaagaaagaaagaaagaaagaaagaaagaaagaaagaaagaaagaaagaaaacggTAAAAATGGTGATTAGACACCCTCTAGTGGAGAGTCATTACAAAAATGTGGGTAACTGTAGTACCACTCATCTTTGTCTAAATGCTGACACTGTGCCTCTAGGTAACCATGATTATGTCCTTGTCAGAAATCCCATGTAGTGTTCGATTTGAATCTGCCACTGGAACACACTTTGTTTGCATATCTTGCAAGATTTAATAGTAAAAATGCATACGTTAtccccaacaacaacaaaaaagaaagcaaaaacattttgatgttGCCACAACATTTTTCTTATGATATGTGGTATTCCGATGCTTACTGTCTTGTGCCCAGCCTGAAAGCAattacattctgaaaataaATTACTACATCATGAAATCTTTAAGGGTGATACCTTATTGCAACAAGTGTCCAACACAGATTAAATTAACGGCATGTATCTAATTGATTGCACATGCTCGTCTACATAAAACATGCAAAACGTTGAAACAGACTAATGCAAGTGTCAACTCTTGCTTGCACGAAATACTATCAACAAACTATGTGTTCAGGGTCCATGCAAATACTGGAGTAATATCATTTGTATGCGTCGTGATGCAGCCATTGTATAGATGTGCGTTCCATAAATATGTATGAAACAATCTTGATTAGTGCTCCTGAATACATCGTGTACTTCCCAAACCCTGCTCGCTTTAAGCGAACGCTGACCCACCGCTAGCTCAACAGCTTCATCTTTCGATAAAAAGAGGCCGCCATCAAAACAGCCGTCACAGCCAGCACAACAAGGACGCCCACAGCAATCCCCAGGCCCACCCAAGCGCCCTTGCCGTTAGACTGGTTGTTGCCAGACAGGGCTGTATGcacaaagaatggaatgtattaTTTCATAGAGACTGACCACACAGGAAATTGTGAAATTTGATCATGAAAAAATGAAGGGTTATGTCTGCAGAGGTGGCATGAGAGAAAATATACTCACCCTCTTCTTTAGACTGAGTGATTGCTAGAAAGATAAGAAGAATATTTCAACATCGACACTAAAAACTAAAACTTATAGAAAAGTTTTTTCATATAAACCCACTGTAAACGACCAAGACTTCAGCACCGTACATCAATCTTTTTCCAATCATAAGGGTGGAAGCTTTAAATTTTTTACCCTCCTGTTATGTTATGAGGGTTTCTCTGCAACAGCAATCCTCCTGTGTTCGGAATTTGACCTTCTGTACTGTCATATTCACATTTTTTGATACGAATTGacttacacataaaaaaaaaaaaaaaaaggtagtccccaggttacgacgtactcgacatACGTGATTTCAACTTTTTGACACCTGAGTTTCGtcgttttttttcgtttttgttttttaatgttgacttttgttttgtgatgcatgcttttattttggcacaggaagcgtagagcaggcaGTACTTCTGCAcgcgagcgcatgtacacacgcgCTTGCCCCGCACACGCACACATGGTAGAGCGCAGCCGAGTGAGACAGCTGACagactgcgcgcacatttgttgcttgcgaAGCATCCAGAGGCCACGGCTGTATATAAACgctttttgtgctgttttttgtgtgttttcaattgtgCTCGAATACTTAGGGTGAGTTTCTGTCATTCTTTTTGAAGATGTGCGGCTGCTAACTgaaacatgctaatcgtttgttgctgtatcagcagctacttgtaaatgcaaagttgaattgttgttATTGAAGACGAGACTGattcaatttcattttattttagtttcattctgcaagtgttaatTTCATGAGCAACTGAATATAGTCTCCAAACCGAACGGACGTctaacatcgtcatttcggagcttagctcactgtctagctaggacttagctccaacgtcttggcgaggacagcacattgacatataatacatgtttttggatagttgttttttaaatttagaatGCGTTTAGAGGTATTTaaagtagggtgaccaaacgtcctcttttgcccgggtaAGTCCTCTTATTACGTGCCCTCCGGAGCTTCCGGCCtggtttcataaattcatgaaaatatccggtttatgatttttcacggaccaatttgaagataaTCCCTCCGGCAgctagggggcagcgcctgcctgcgttgacgtggctcctactagtaggggcgggaaaAGGAAtagatcttcttcttttttgttggcagtttaccctttgtttcatggggaattaccaccatctactgacggttCGGCGAGAGATCAGACTAAGGAGTTCAGTAAGGCGTTCTAAAAGAcatggctccatacacctttctgtaagtttatctcctgttaatgtcgatcatgtgtcttctgttgtatattgggttatatgtgtactcagagatgcagtatacagtattgtatgagtcttgtaattgttctgcgttagcttatttggttgaatgcattttaaatagctgtgtttcttattagttttttttaaatgataaatacatatataatggCAACAGATTTGTACTcgtgtaatctgtaaaatcccgtttggtgtcgcgtcTTTGCACTGCTGATGATTGTAAAATTTTTTTcgcaaagtctgattttgcctcggctcccgtactcgctaatagggtagcaatcattgagctcagctgcgctaggcattatgggcaatgtagttttgaactgctgtgtTTCGAAAAATGCTGGTTGAGTAGCTTGTCActttatttcagttattgtttgcgaACAatttagaacattgaatgagaataaaaattgagtgggaataacagtttgtcaacgacaattgtcgtgatagtaatttataaaaatgttgagttggcacatagtcttctgtgtgtgtgtattgactggactacatttccatgggtctgcattatatatatatatatatatatatatatatatatatatatatatatatatatttttttttttttttttaatcatcattattttttttgttgttgtttttttttttttgtaattgtttgatttttttttttttttttttttgtaattgttggatttttttttaggaagaatcaagcctgttgagtaaaaaaatatttccatatagtatatatatacagtacaatatGGCAATAGGCCagtgttttatgttttttttttttttttttaaatgaaactgaatttttctatccagacggaggaggcacactttaaatatattaaagtgatataggcatctttgagtgaactccgagtaaaattcaagtatctcgaggccgggccgagtgtcctcttttttggaaatcaaaatatggtcaccctaatttaAAGGGTTTATTCCTACCTACGCTGAAATCCAGGTTACATCGCCACCGCAGGAACGGAGCTTGTTCGTaaactggggactacctgtatatccgGTAATAAAATGAAACTTCATGCTAATTGAAGATATTAAGTAGAATAACTCAAATTCTCCACTTCTCTGTAGTTATTATTTTGAGGATTCTTAACTCATTCTGTTCATTTAATATTATGAAGTTGATTAAATGAGTTGAATTGAACTTGAAGTTTATGGGCTATACTGAAATTTCTTCATAAATTTAACCTAAAATGATAAGTTGTGTGAATTTAGCCTTAATTTTACTCCTGATGCCTTCAAAAGTAAGCGCTAACAAGCAGCTGGGGCATTTAGCACAGTTGTCTGCGCACTCCACTGCCACTGTGGCAGCCTGGGTTCAGTGCTAGCTTGCAATAAATTATAATGGTTTTTGCTGCAACTAAAGTCCGCTTTACTTAAAATGATAAGTTCAAATTACTTATCTGAAGTTCAATTTACTTAAAGGGGAAGTCCAGAATTTTTGACAAAAGGCTCAATCTTCGAGctagcggaggtttaattagtcggtggagttgatttcatgcAATTctatgcagtttgttagttatttgtaagtttcagggctctggagtggctaagctagcatgagtcaatggtgcctgttTAGCGTACCAACAAAAAAACGATATATGGGCGAATGAGAATCCCCAATGACCCGTGCAattaatagtgttggctatgttttcaggataaagttactaaaacttgccattgcatgtcaataattgtagtatgaaaagcatgatttgtaatccagcaagcAGGGTGGAGTGATATAAcatcgttttgttttgtttttttctttttcaccgctgattttttttttttttttttgtaggaacgaaatttacgcatctaaaaaaatcttttaaaaaaatagtcctgcagaatgaaaggaATTAACGGCAGTTTGGGTCGACATTGTTTTGACCGCGTGGGTATttcgaacaatgatctgcattttgaatttatttgactatgttagatctgttaatattgtttatttatttattggtatagtaagcaggcaccattgactcgtgctagcttagccacctcggagccctgaaactaacaaataactgacaaactgcatgaaatttgttgaaatcaactccacctactaattaaacccccattAACTCAAAGATTCTACACTTACTCTTTAAAACGATGAGTTCAAACTACTTCTCTGAAGTCCAGTTTACCTAAAATGTTGAGTTTCAAATGATAAcgttgtgaattttttatcaaaaTTGGAAAATTCAGGTGAGACTTGAATTTGAAGTCGAATTTTGAAGTCGTGAAGTCGACTCATCAGGAATGTTCCTGTAATAATGGCCTTCGATAACTAATGGGAATGATGATGAGTAGATTGCAGggttagaaaaaaaacacaagtttgtGACTTTAGCGATTCATTGCGTTAATACCAGCAGCATACTGTATGTTAATAGTGAAAGATTCAATTAAATTAGCCTTTGGATTTTGAGCTGAAAGTATTGGATTATAAAAATCCTAGTTTGTCTCATTTTCAAAAGATTGTAAGGTGCTATcacatgattaaaaaaagaaaaaagacacaATAAAATATGGCGGTGACATAATGCTGCTTAAACCGAAAGTGTGAAAATGACATCGAAGTGTACATACGTTCATCAGTCCTGGTTTTTATGGGGACGGTGAGCACCGATAGCTCATTGATGCTGTCCTGGAACACCGTAGTCTCCACATTCCTCCTCCTTCGATTGTTGCATTGCTGTGAGTCGTCAATGGTGAGTGGAGCTGTGTTTTTGTTCTTCCGAGCGGAGGCCTTCTTACCTTAAAGGTGCTGCAAGAGCTCTGCTCGCAGAGTCGGGTGATGCAGTGTAGGTAGTAAGTGGAAATGGTCTCGTTTTGCTGCTCGATGAACCGGAAAGCAGAAAAGAAGAAACGAGCCTTTTGGCTCTCGCCGTTCTCCAAGATAGTAGTCAGCTGGGCGATGGAGCACCTTTCAATACAAGGAGAACCTCCTATGTGTTCCACTGGCACTGATACATTAAGCCAACGTGTTAATACCAAACAAGTcagagacttcactatcagttgacgggaaacggggcgcggggccgttcCGTAGGGGCCCTATTTTCAAAACCTTAAAAttaaaattctttcaaaattaaAGCCATTAGTGACCTAAACCCAAAAAAGGCACCTTCCTAGGGATTTataagtctccatgagcagaggcataaaaaattcaaagtcattctctaataaaatcctgaataataattttttaaatatgagtATAACAAACTTACAATGGATATGAAATTCTCAGATTTCAAGCTAGATGCACAGAAATCACcacatgcagagataatcacctatattttcaggatcaatagcaatatttaacatatcatatagggCGAGGCAGAGCAATTAGCTTATAGAAATTTGCCGCCCTGAAGCGATGGTTGCACTGAGGATGGTAaggatggacttatttgagagagtggggcttaaagtttggttcttaacgtgcggtttttatttttcatgaaccccagtgagcatcatggagtggaCGAAGTTGGAACGCGCTTTCGCTGTTAAGGCGTTTTTTTCAAGCGGTCACTCAATTGTCGCAACGCAACATGCATTCCGTTGACATTTCAATATTGCCCCTTGTGGTCGTGTTGCTGGCCGGCAGTCGATTGTTTCATGGGTAAACAACTTCAGGGAAACAGGtgatgtaaagaaaaagaaacctggCCTCCCACAAACTGCAAGGACACCCCAAAACATTGACCCTTGAGACAATGTTTTGAGAACCCCGGCGGTCTGCCCGCAAACACGCATGTCCTCTTGGGTTGTCTGTTCGTTCTTTGAGACAAATCCTCCATGAATAATTGAAATTTCATCCCTACAAATTAGCTATGGTGCAGGAACTTGCGATTTTATTGCTCGTGAAAATGCATGTGAGGCGCTTTGGGAGGCCAGTTCAAGAATAAATCACtccattttcacatcagaatacTGTACATGATAAAAGCATGCAGAATAATCttgattttactcaacaaaagcaaaatttgcatttttctatatacaagcacaacttatttaggttgaatcactattgcctcagcacgtcttgcccgCTATCTGGCTCTTGTCGTTTTTAAGATTAAAATGTTACATgaaataaaacatgtaaaagcCGAAATTtgttttgtatggacgcagaaatgtcaacattacttttttttttttttttttgccaaaaaacgcgCAGTTGGCTGAGTTACACTATTGTCtaaagatacaaaatccaacttgggggcgtcacaaaacaaagctttttaagttgaaaattcttgtaaataattgcGTAATTCCCGGATTTTCtggagatatgaacgtaaaacagtccaaattcttggttaaaagcaaaaaaaaaaaaaaaaaaaaacctgcagttatcattcattttatgtaaatatttcaagctaaggttacgctaatttttttccactcatttgagtttttttcacgtttcggaTGGCGTGCAtgaggatttttaaaaatataatgacTACCTTGAATCCGTGAACAAATCACTCTCGACACACTCCTGCCAGCTTGTATGCACTCaaactttcgtcctgtttccaccaaaaTTCGGCGTTAGAATGCAGCATATGTTTATTGCAGTGAAAGCCGCCACTCACTCTGCCTGGCCCAGGACCTACGGGAAGCCGTGGCACAATGTTTGTACAAGCTGTctcatcaactgatagtgaagtctttgAACAAGTGTAATGAAGGCTTTTGAGAACACATCACATTAtaaaattatacaatgacaaTTCAAGCATTTAGTGTATCCCAAGTGTATCCCAGGATTAAACATGATTAGATTTAGTAGCTATCTTTTTCAATCATCAAGAAAAGAAGTTGGTGCATTGTCATTTTTGGAACTTACGAGACAAAAAGGTTAAAGAATGTAGAGTTGGTTGGATGCTGGGACACTGAGGCGTAACACCGGTCCAGAAGCACAAAGTACCTGTGAAGAAACAATGAGGTCCCCAGCACCGAGTCAGAGACTCCAGGTCACAGGCGGAATCCTCACATTTACAAACTATCATGACACATGTAGTTGCAGACGGGAGAGGACAGAGGAGAGCCACCCAGGAAGTATCTAGTACCGGCATTTATCAAACCACCTGATTGACAAAACTACATTCTGCAGGATATCCGAATGATCCTACAACAAGGGTTTGATAAACACTGGCCTTCGTCCCATCCAGATCTATAAAGGTTCTTACTGCGACGTCAGGTTGGACGCAACCACCTCCACgtagatattttttcttagCTCGATGCCCTCATTTGGCATGATAAGAGGAACGGTGTAGTTTTTGTCCTAGAAAGAAGTTGAATATGTTACACATGATACTGTACAAGCCAATTTGAGGGTTTGTAACTGGGGATGGTGGCACCTGGAACAAGGCCATGCTGAGGGTGCTGATGAAGCTGCCATTGTTGTCCTTTAGAGCAATTGAAGCAGATGACCTACGAAGGGGAACGAACACAACTCCGTTGGTGGTCAAATTTGTCTTTTCGACGTGTTGTCGCTGCCTACTTACACGTCCACTTGGGTGTTGTTAATAAGATATTCCAGAGGGTAGGCACACGAGTAGTAATATTTGAGCTCAGCGTTGTAGGTTATCGTACCGATGGTGGGATCCAAGGATCGCACCACACCACTGACATTAACCCGTTGGATGTTGGAGAAGTCGGAGAAAATGCCAGTTCCTGCTGCACTTGAGGTCTGAAGaataatacattaaaaacaGGATTTTTTACACCCACTCCAACCTATGTAGAGCTCTCTTTGTTTTGGCCTGCATGCCACTCACCAGGAACTTACTCCCGCAGGCAGTTCCCTCTCGAATAGGGAAACTGAATCTGACAACAGGGGGTTCCGCCAAATTATCTAGGATACCCTTACAGTCTGAATTGCCCACAACGTGGTTGAGGATCAGTAAACTTGCATTGTAGCCAGTGTAGATCACTGGGCAGACCTGGATAGCCAGCTCGATGGCAGATGTGCCACACATTACTGTGATGTCCGTGTATTCTGATGTTGATTAGAAATGGTGACACAACAAGAATGTTCAGGTTACTTCTAAGTAGAGATGTTCACAATAATTCATTCATTGTAAAttggagcaaatgagttgatttattgtcactAACACACTGGTAAGAGTGGATACACGCATAATTAAGTATCACTAGATATATTTGTATAGAACTGTTGGTGCGAGGATTATTAATTACACAGTAAAACTAACATTACTTACACACTCCTGTGACACACTAATCTGACCTATCTTCCCTATTCCCTCCCCATTAAGAGTCCCTTCTGTAAGGGCAGTCGTAAAGACTTTGCAATACTACTTAAAGCAAGGTagcatatacagtgaggagcagaaataccgtactggcccaaatataagacggtgttttttatattgaaataagactgaaaaagagggggtcgtcttatatggaCATTATACCCGTTCAcgccgctagatggcgccagatatcattgaagcgatgttctgtcatgacagatctcagctactctcaagtttaaccagtttgcattattttattgcaatgtttttccttattcagatttgtttcaagaccacagttaacagttagacttcactttgatggttaatgcagttattgc encodes:
- the LOC130917867 gene encoding zona pellucida-like domain-containing protein 1, which codes for MALIGVLILTSLWIAGREALSLSECGAHARRPEYTDITVMCGTSAIELAIQVCPVIYTGYNASLLILNHVVGNSDCKGILDNLAEPPVVRFSFPIREGTACGSKFLTSSAAGTGIFSDFSNIQRVNVSGVVRSLDPTIGTITYNAELKYYYSCAYPLEYLINNTQVDVSSASIALKDNNGSFISTLSMALFQDKNYTVPLIMPNEGIELRKNIYVEVVASNLTSQYFVLLDRCYASVSQHPTNSTFFNLFVSCSIAQLTTILENGESQKARFFFSAFRFIEQQNETISTYYLHCITRLCEQSSCSTFKQCNNRRRRNVETTVFQDSINELSVLTVPIKTRTDEPITQSKEEALSGNNQSNGKGAWVGLGIAVGVLVVLAVTAVLMAASFYRKMKLLS